The following proteins come from a genomic window of Maribacter sp. HTCC2170:
- a CDS encoding methyltransferase family protein has translation MKLRIPPVLVFVIFSSLMYLLSRFLPFGNFEFFGRVFIIFFLLVIATIVAVFSLVQFFSSKTTVDPRKPDEASVLVVNGIYKYTRNPMYLALLLVLLAWGIWLGNAFNTILAAGFVAYMNKFQIFPEEEALAYKFPKDYRHYCTQVRRWF, from the coding sequence ATGAAGTTAAGAATACCACCTGTTCTTGTTTTTGTTATTTTTTCATCACTTATGTATTTGCTGTCCAGATTTTTGCCTTTTGGTAATTTTGAGTTTTTTGGACGTGTCTTTATAATATTCTTTTTGTTAGTTATTGCGACTATTGTCGCTGTATTTTCTTTGGTTCAATTCTTTTCGTCAAAGACCACAGTTGATCCTCGTAAACCAGATGAGGCTTCGGTATTGGTTGTCAATGGAATATATAAATACACCAGAAACCCAATGTATCTGGCGCTGTTATTAGTATTGTTAGCTTGGGGCATATGGTTGGGCAACGCGTTCAATACAATATTGGCTGCTGGTTTTGTAGCTTATATGAACAAGTTTCAGATTTTTCCGGAGGAGGAAGCCTTAGCATACAAATTCCCTAAAGATTATCGTCATTATTGTACTCAGGTTAGACGTTGGTTTTGA
- a CDS encoding non-canonical purine NTP diphosphatase produces MKIVFATHNENKIKEVQKIVPEGIVLLSLKDIGCTEDIPETGNTLEENAIIKANYITNKYEYDCFADDTGLLVDALNGEPGVYSARYAGEQKNAEDNMDKLLSELKKHKNRTARFKTVIALNLNGKQELFTGAAEGEIIKEKKGDGGFGYDPVFKPTDYNQTFAELQLAVKNKISHRGKAIQLLISYLKK; encoded by the coding sequence ATGAAGATTGTATTCGCGACCCATAACGAGAATAAAATAAAAGAAGTCCAAAAAATTGTTCCTGAGGGTATTGTCTTATTATCGCTCAAAGATATTGGTTGTACAGAGGATATACCAGAAACAGGAAACACATTAGAAGAAAATGCCATAATAAAAGCCAACTACATTACCAATAAATACGAATATGATTGCTTTGCGGATGATACTGGTCTATTGGTTGATGCCTTGAATGGGGAGCCGGGAGTCTATTCTGCGCGATATGCTGGAGAGCAAAAAAATGCTGAGGACAATATGGACAAATTATTGAGTGAATTGAAAAAGCATAAAAATAGAACGGCAAGGTTCAAAACAGTAATAGCGCTAAATCTTAATGGAAAACAAGAATTGTTTACAGGTGCGGCTGAAGGAGAAATCATAAAAGAAAAAAAAGGTGATGGTGGGTTTGGCTATGACCCTGTTTTTAAACCAACCGATTACAATCAAACATTTGCGGAATTACAATTGGCAGTAAAGAATAAGATAAGTCACAGAGGAAAAGCCATTCAACTTTTAATTTCATATCTAAAAAAATGA
- a CDS encoding DUF4337 domain-containing protein has product MSILPEDKEEKTMQVSVASENAEAIGGVLIAFFAALMAISQMVNGELEEEMMIAHNKVVHYSSWYQSKSIKESLKEGELNYLETLLSAGIVTQENQEIVKTRIRETSDKIAKYGAEKTELMLGSANIPKENWTQDLDGKMGVIVGVREWEVLADEYDVATKKFDIGMLFFQISIVLGAVCIIIYDNPKLQRMFIKLMVVFGTIGLIMSIYGYILAP; this is encoded by the coding sequence ATGAGCATATTACCGGAGGACAAAGAAGAAAAAACCATGCAGGTTTCGGTGGCATCGGAAAATGCCGAAGCCATAGGTGGGGTTTTAATCGCTTTTTTTGCCGCTTTAATGGCCATATCCCAAATGGTCAATGGCGAACTTGAAGAAGAAATGATGATAGCACATAACAAGGTGGTTCATTATTCCAGCTGGTATCAATCCAAAAGTATAAAAGAAAGTTTGAAAGAGGGTGAACTTAACTATCTTGAAACGCTTTTAAGTGCAGGAATAGTTACACAGGAAAATCAAGAGATAGTAAAAACCAGAATCAGAGAAACTTCGGATAAGATTGCTAAATATGGTGCTGAGAAAACTGAATTAATGTTAGGTTCTGCAAATATTCCAAAAGAAAATTGGACCCAAGATCTTGATGGCAAAATGGGCGTAATCGTTGGAGTTAGAGAATGGGAAGTATTAGCTGATGAATATGATGTTGCCACAAAAAAGTTCGATATAGGTATGCTTTTTTTTCAAATAAGCATTGTATTGGGCGCTGTTTGCATCATCATTTATGACAATCCCAAACTACAGCGAATGTTCATAAAATTAATGGTTGTATTCGGGACAATTGGCCTAATTATGTCTATTTACGGCTATATTTTGGCACCATAA
- a CDS encoding DEAD/DEAH box helicase, which produces MTKFEALGLQESLLNAVADMGFETPSEVQEKAIPILLEDETDLVALAQTGTGKTAAFGFPLIQKIDSESRTTQGLILSPTRELCLQITNELKLYSKYEKSINVVAIYGGASITEQARQIKRGAQIVVATPGRMKDMISRGLVNITKIDYCILDEADEMLNMGFFEDIKDILSNTPDEKSTWLFSATMPREVSVIAKKFMHSPKEITVGDKNSGATTVQHEYYVVGGRDRYPALKRLADTNPDIFSVVFCRTKRDTQRVAEKLIEDGYNAGALHGDLSQNQRDLVMNSFRKKQIQMLVATDVAARGIDVDDITHVINYQLPDEIETYTHRSGRTGRAGKSGISMVIVTRSEMRKIKAIENKIKQKFISKKIPTGMEICEIQLYHLANKIKDTEIHEEVENFLPAINDVFQGIDREDLIKKIVSVEFTRFYDYYNKKRDLNTVDSGDRGERRGDRGGNAPTSGSVRYFVNVGEKDGYDWMSLKDFIRDTVGLGKEDVFKVDVKDSFSFFNTDADATEKILSTFTDFKVDGRFVNVEVSKNPGGGGGRGRRDRSRSGGGRKDRDRRSSSGKGRDRNDSGKRRSKRSSGSGSSFSGNRRNKRKSDFF; this is translated from the coding sequence ATGACAAAGTTTGAAGCATTGGGACTGCAAGAGTCCTTATTAAATGCTGTTGCCGATATGGGTTTTGAAACCCCTTCGGAAGTACAGGAAAAAGCAATCCCCATTTTATTGGAAGATGAAACCGATCTTGTTGCCTTGGCGCAAACAGGAACTGGAAAGACAGCCGCATTTGGTTTTCCCCTAATTCAAAAAATTGATAGCGAAAGTAGAACCACCCAAGGTTTAATCCTATCACCTACCCGTGAACTCTGTTTGCAGATTACAAATGAACTTAAACTATACTCCAAGTATGAAAAAAGTATCAACGTGGTTGCGATATATGGCGGAGCAAGTATAACGGAGCAGGCGAGACAGATTAAAAGAGGTGCCCAAATTGTAGTGGCAACTCCGGGACGCATGAAAGATATGATAAGTCGTGGGTTGGTAAATATTACCAAAATCGATTATTGTATTCTTGATGAAGCTGATGAAATGCTGAACATGGGCTTTTTCGAAGATATCAAAGATATACTATCTAATACCCCAGATGAAAAGTCTACTTGGCTTTTCTCTGCTACCATGCCAAGAGAGGTATCTGTAATTGCGAAAAAATTCATGCATTCACCAAAAGAAATTACTGTTGGTGATAAAAATTCTGGAGCTACGACCGTCCAGCATGAGTATTATGTTGTTGGCGGAAGGGATCGTTACCCGGCTTTAAAAAGATTGGCAGACACGAATCCCGATATTTTCTCTGTAGTTTTTTGCAGAACAAAAAGAGACACTCAAAGGGTGGCTGAAAAATTGATTGAGGACGGATACAATGCAGGTGCTTTACATGGTGATCTAAGTCAGAATCAAAGAGACTTAGTCATGAATTCTTTTCGTAAGAAACAAATTCAAATGCTGGTAGCCACAGATGTCGCTGCCCGAGGAATCGATGTTGACGATATAACCCATGTAATTAATTATCAACTACCTGACGAAATTGAAACTTACACACACCGAAGTGGACGAACAGGTAGGGCTGGTAAATCTGGGATTTCAATGGTCATTGTTACACGTAGTGAAATGCGTAAAATCAAGGCTATTGAAAATAAGATAAAGCAAAAATTCATTTCAAAAAAGATTCCTACCGGAATGGAAATATGCGAAATACAGCTTTATCATTTAGCAAATAAAATTAAGGACACAGAAATTCATGAGGAGGTGGAAAACTTTCTTCCTGCCATAAATGACGTGTTTCAAGGAATTGACAGAGAGGATCTTATAAAGAAAATAGTCTCTGTTGAGTTCACAAGATTCTATGATTATTACAACAAAAAGAGAGATTTAAATACCGTTGACTCCGGAGATAGAGGAGAACGAAGAGGTGATCGGGGTGGAAATGCCCCAACCAGTGGTTCCGTTAGGTATTTTGTCAATGTGGGCGAAAAAGATGGTTATGATTGGATGTCACTAAAAGATTTTATTAGGGATACGGTTGGTCTTGGTAAAGAAGATGTGTTTAAAGTAGATGTTAAGGATAGCTTCTCTTTCTTTAACACAGATGCCGATGCTACGGAAAAAATATTATCCACCTTTACCGATTTTAAAGTAGATGGTCGATTTGTCAACGTGGAAGTTTCGAAAAATCCTGGCGGCGGTGGAGGTCGCGGAAGAAGGGATCGAAGTCGCAGCGGCGGAGGAAGAAAAGATCGTGACCGTAGGTCTAGTAGTGGAAAAGGTAGAGATAGAAATGACTCTGGAAAGAGAAGATCGAAAAGATCATCTGGTAGCGGGTCCAGTTTTTCTGGAAATAGAAGAAACAAGCGTAAAAGTGATTTCTTTTAG
- a CDS encoding carboxypeptidase-like regulatory domain-containing protein: protein MGKNLVLFVLFFGFLGLSQENETELQTFSAIVINAQTQRPLESVHIVNLNKVFGTITNQKGEFSINATVNDTLYFSYLGFKSQKIRVTNDMFKFKDTKIALTELAYALEEVIVKPYQLTGYLEIDVKNIPVNTGYQYSISGLNVGYEAGKKNPSAVTKVLGAILNPADLLRNLFGKKPNQMRKLRQVKEDDAIRDLLASKFDRETLTELLQIDKMDIDDILNNCSYSNSFIRTANDLQILDAISNCYEEFKVLNRKK, encoded by the coding sequence ATGGGAAAAAATTTAGTCCTTTTTGTATTGTTTTTTGGGTTCTTGGGATTATCGCAAGAGAACGAAACAGAATTACAAACATTTAGTGCTATTGTCATAAACGCGCAAACGCAGAGACCTTTGGAGAGTGTCCATATAGTAAACCTGAACAAGGTATTTGGCACAATTACCAATCAAAAAGGAGAGTTTTCAATCAATGCAACGGTGAACGATACCTTGTACTTTTCCTATTTAGGTTTTAAGTCGCAAAAGATTAGGGTTACCAATGATATGTTCAAATTCAAGGATACCAAAATCGCATTGACCGAATTGGCTTATGCTTTGGAAGAGGTAATCGTAAAGCCTTATCAATTAACAGGTTACCTTGAAATAGATGTGAAAAACATTCCGGTAAACACTGGGTATCAGTATAGTATATCTGGATTGAATGTTGGCTATGAAGCTGGCAAAAAGAACCCTAGTGCAGTCACCAAAGTTCTTGGTGCCATACTAAACCCTGCCGACTTGCTTCGTAATCTTTTTGGAAAAAAACCAAATCAAATGCGAAAGCTAAGACAGGTGAAAGAAGATGATGCCATTAGAGATTTACTTGCATCAAAATTCGACCGTGAAACATTGACAGAATTATTACAAATTGACAAAATGGATATTGATGATATTCTCAATAATTGCAGTTATTCCAACTCTTTTATAAGAACAGCCAATGATCTACAAATTTTGGATGCCATCAGCAATTGTTATGAAGAATTCAAAGTACTAAATAGAAAAAAATAA
- a CDS encoding alpha-amylase family glycosyl hydrolase, with the protein MQKLLILALSLTLFTACNFQEKPTEKKPKEVAPKEITQNNKSPFFWEGANIYFMLTDRFNNGDSANDVTLNRIEETGPLRGFMGGDIIGITKKIEEGYFKNLGVNAIWFTPVIEQIHGSTDESTGNTYGYHGYWAKDWTALDPNFGTKKDLEILVKTAHKNGIRVLLDVVLNHTGPVTPMDPKWPKEWVRTEPTCEFTTYENTTACALVDNLPDIYTESDEPVELPDALLAKWKEEGRLSNELDELQLFFEKTGYPRAPRFYIMKWLTDYVNDLGVDGFRVDTVKHVNENAWAELYKEASAAFEIWKKKHPDEVLDDNKFYMVGEVYNYGISGGRAFDFGDKKVDFYDFGFKSLINFELKNDADKDYEVIFKKYSKLLHTKLKGKSVVNYLTSHDDGSPYDPNREKPIRAANVLLLTPGASQMYYGDESSRDLTIEGTQGDATLRSFMNWKEQDSLPKIKEILSHWQKLGKFRRDHPAIGAGKHKRLAKKPYTFSRTLVDGDYKDKVVVGLDLPKGKKSLWVKGFFGDGTKLYDAYSETAVEVKNGKVVLDTEFDIALLELVK; encoded by the coding sequence ATGCAAAAACTCCTCATTCTTGCCTTATCATTAACCCTATTTACTGCCTGTAATTTTCAAGAAAAACCTACCGAAAAAAAGCCAAAAGAGGTGGCTCCAAAGGAAATTACCCAAAATAATAAATCACCCTTCTTTTGGGAAGGTGCCAATATTTATTTTATGCTAACCGATCGTTTTAATAATGGGGATTCTGCAAACGATGTTACTTTAAATAGAATTGAGGAAACAGGTCCGTTAAGAGGATTTATGGGCGGAGATATTATAGGAATCACCAAGAAAATAGAAGAGGGTTATTTTAAAAACCTGGGGGTAAATGCCATTTGGTTCACTCCTGTTATTGAGCAAATACATGGCTCAACCGACGAATCTACTGGGAACACATATGGCTATCATGGGTATTGGGCTAAAGACTGGACTGCTTTGGACCCAAATTTTGGCACAAAGAAAGATCTAGAAATTTTAGTGAAAACCGCTCATAAAAATGGGATTCGCGTTTTGCTCGATGTAGTTTTGAACCATACCGGTCCCGTTACACCAATGGATCCAAAATGGCCTAAAGAATGGGTCAGAACCGAGCCTACCTGTGAATTCACTACCTATGAGAATACAACAGCTTGTGCTTTGGTCGATAACTTGCCAGATATTTACACTGAGTCAGATGAACCTGTAGAGTTACCTGATGCCCTTTTGGCCAAATGGAAAGAAGAAGGTCGCCTGAGCAATGAACTGGATGAACTACAATTGTTTTTTGAAAAAACAGGGTACCCTAGAGCACCTCGCTTTTATATCATGAAATGGCTTACAGATTATGTGAACGATTTGGGAGTTGATGGTTTTCGTGTAGATACGGTAAAGCATGTGAACGAAAACGCCTGGGCAGAACTATACAAGGAAGCTTCAGCCGCATTTGAAATTTGGAAAAAGAAACACCCGGATGAGGTATTGGATGATAACAAATTCTACATGGTAGGTGAAGTTTACAACTACGGAATTTCTGGAGGAAGAGCTTTCGATTTTGGAGATAAAAAGGTCGATTTTTACGATTTTGGATTCAAAAGTCTCATCAATTTTGAACTTAAAAACGATGCTGATAAAGATTATGAGGTTATATTCAAAAAGTACAGCAAACTTTTACATACAAAGTTGAAGGGTAAAAGTGTTGTGAATTATTTAACCTCGCATGATGATGGGTCGCCTTATGACCCTAATCGCGAAAAACCTATCAGGGCTGCAAATGTCTTGCTGCTTACACCTGGTGCCTCCCAGATGTATTACGGTGATGAATCTTCTAGAGATTTAACGATAGAGGGTACTCAAGGTGATGCTACTTTGCGGTCATTCATGAACTGGAAAGAGCAAGATAGCCTACCAAAAATCAAAGAAATTCTTTCACATTGGCAAAAATTGGGCAAGTTTAGAAGAGACCACCCAGCCATTGGTGCCGGTAAACATAAGAGGCTAGCAAAAAAACCATATACTTTTAGTAGAACCCTTGTTGATGGAGATTACAAAGACAAGGTCGTTGTTGGATTGGATTTACCAAAAGGGAAAAAATCGTTATGGGTAAAAGGCTTTTTCGGTGATGGTACCAAATTGTACGATGCATACTCAGAAACAGCGGTAGAAGTTAAAAACGGAAAAGTAGTCCTTGATACTGAATTTGATATTGCCCTTTTAGAACTAGTCAAATAA
- a CDS encoding VOC family protein, which yields MEHNIVGWIEIPVKNMDRAKKFYEQVFDLEISIHDLGGIIMGWFPFAEGKSGASGSLVQHETYNPSLTDGPVIYFSCNDLTLELSRVEDAGGEIMQPKTEIGGGHGFMALMKDCEGNRIALHSNK from the coding sequence ATGGAACATAATATAGTGGGCTGGATTGAAATTCCAGTTAAAAATATGGACAGGGCAAAAAAGTTCTATGAACAGGTGTTTGACCTAGAAATTAGCATTCATGATCTTGGAGGTATTATCATGGGATGGTTTCCATTTGCTGAAGGAAAAAGTGGTGCTTCAGGTTCTTTGGTTCAGCACGAGACATATAATCCCAGCCTTACTGATGGTCCAGTTATTTATTTTTCCTGCAACGATTTGACACTTGAATTAAGTAGGGTAGAAGATGCCGGAGGCGAAATCATGCAACCAAAGACCGAAATTGGTGGTGGTCATGGCTTTATGGCCTTAATGAAAGATTGTGAAGGCAATAGGATAGCCTTACATTCTAATAAGTAA
- a CDS encoding SRPBCC family protein has product MTILLYILIGLVVLIAILAMIAPKTYDVSRSISISKPIGDVFEYVRSLKKQDEWGPWAKKDPDMVKEFTGTDGEVGAVSSWKGNKDVGEGEQEITGIKENEVVETQLRFLKPFKSESDAYIRVKDEGNGSTKVTWGFSGNNKFPVSIMMLFMNMDKSVGKDFEQGLSDLKDILEK; this is encoded by the coding sequence ATGACTATACTACTTTACATTTTAATCGGACTCGTTGTGTTAATAGCAATATTGGCTATGATAGCACCAAAAACTTATGATGTTTCTCGAAGTATTTCAATCTCAAAGCCCATTGGTGATGTTTTTGAATATGTACGCTCACTTAAAAAACAAGATGAATGGGGCCCTTGGGCAAAAAAAGACCCAGATATGGTGAAGGAATTTACTGGAACAGATGGTGAAGTAGGAGCTGTAAGCAGCTGGAAAGGCAATAAGGATGTAGGTGAAGGGGAACAGGAAATTACAGGGATTAAAGAAAATGAGGTTGTTGAAACCCAATTACGTTTTTTAAAACCCTTTAAGTCTGAATCTGATGCCTATATTAGAGTAAAGGATGAAGGAAATGGTTCAACAAAGGTTACTTGGGGTTTTTCCGGTAATAATAAGTTTCCAGTGAGTATAATGATGCTTTTCATGAATATGGATAAAAGTGTTGGAAAAGATTTTGAACAAGGATTATCAGATTTAAAGGATATTCTGGAAAAGTAG
- a CDS encoding TrmH family RNA methyltransferase, which translates to MVDQRLLSYLEEFISNERKNRFLQVLEERTKYVTVAIEDVFQLHNTSAVIRSCEVFGLQDAHVIENRFGKRLDKNIAMGAQQWVDVKRHEDTESCISHLRDQGYQIIATTPHDDSCLLNDFNLDKKTALFFGTEKEGLSEEVMQKADGFLKIPMVGFTESLNISVSAAIILQYLRTKLKQQELPWQLSDIEKLEKRLDWTKKSIKSIDDILNRFYE; encoded by the coding sequence ATGGTAGACCAACGACTTTTATCTTACCTCGAAGAGTTCATTTCCAATGAAAGAAAGAATCGTTTTCTTCAAGTATTGGAAGAACGCACTAAGTACGTTACGGTTGCTATAGAAGATGTTTTTCAATTGCACAATACTAGTGCAGTAATAAGAAGTTGTGAGGTTTTTGGATTACAAGATGCCCATGTAATCGAAAATCGTTTTGGGAAAAGGTTGGATAAAAATATTGCAATGGGCGCCCAACAATGGGTCGATGTCAAAAGGCATGAGGATACGGAGTCCTGCATCTCACATTTGCGTGACCAGGGTTATCAAATAATTGCCACCACTCCTCATGATGATTCCTGTCTGTTAAATGATTTTAATTTAGATAAAAAAACCGCTTTGTTCTTTGGAACAGAGAAAGAGGGCTTAAGTGAGGAAGTCATGCAAAAGGCTGATGGGTTTTTGAAAATACCCATGGTCGGGTTCACAGAAAGTTTGAATATTTCGGTATCTGCAGCGATAATTTTACAATACTTAAGAACTAAACTAAAACAGCAAGAGTTGCCATGGCAATTATCTGATATTGAAAAGTTGGAAAAAAGATTGGATTGGACTAAAAAATCAATAAAAAGCATTGATGATATTTTAAATAGGTTTTACGAATGA
- a CDS encoding SIR2 family NAD-dependent protein deacylase, whose protein sequence is MKKNIVVLTGAGISAESGIKTFRDADGLWEGHDVMQVASPQGFANDPELVLDFYNQRRRQLLEVSANKAHNALVELETRHTVTIITQNVDDLHERAGSKNVVHLHGELLKVRSTSDNQTTTWRKDLNLGDLCQNGHQLRPHIVWFGEDVPMMTRAIEITCKADILIIIGTSMQVYPAASLIDFVEPETPIYFIDPKPSLQGVLRKNIEVIPENATLGVPTLVADLIGKEL, encoded by the coding sequence ATGAAGAAGAACATTGTTGTTTTGACAGGAGCTGGGATTAGCGCAGAAAGTGGTATTAAAACTTTTCGCGACGCAGATGGGCTTTGGGAAGGGCATGATGTAATGCAAGTTGCTTCACCACAAGGTTTTGCCAACGACCCAGAATTGGTTCTTGATTTTTACAACCAACGTAGAAGGCAGTTATTGGAAGTATCAGCAAATAAAGCACACAATGCTCTCGTAGAATTGGAAACGAGGCATACCGTTACCATTATCACCCAAAATGTTGACGATCTTCATGAAAGGGCAGGAAGTAAGAATGTTGTTCATCTACATGGTGAACTACTTAAAGTACGTAGTACTTCCGATAATCAAACAACGACTTGGAGGAAAGACTTGAATTTAGGTGATTTATGCCAGAATGGTCATCAACTTAGACCACATATTGTTTGGTTCGGGGAAGATGTTCCCATGATGACCAGAGCCATCGAAATAACTTGTAAGGCTGATATATTAATTATTATTGGAACATCTATGCAAGTATATCCAGCGGCAAGTTTGATTGATTTTGTAGAGCCTGAAACCCCAATCTATTTTATTGATCCTAAACCGTCATTACAAGGGGTTCTTCGTAAAAATATTGAAGTTATTCCAGAAAATGCAACATTAGGTGTTCCTACTTTGGTTGCTGATTTAATTGGTAAAGAACTCTAG
- a CDS encoding heme-binding domain-containing protein, with the protein MKIVKKIALALIVVFIGIQFYRPEKNTEKGDYTKDFFIETNPSNEVKLIMKEACYDCHTNNTRYPWYNNIAPVSYWMADHIRHGKGELNFSKWNEYSNKKKAHKLEEVVEVIEDGEMPLKEYTWTHPEAKLTDLQKKAIIEWANGSRVLYQLNQQPK; encoded by the coding sequence ATGAAAATAGTAAAAAAAATAGCTTTAGCCCTAATTGTGGTTTTTATAGGTATTCAATTTTACAGACCAGAAAAGAATACAGAAAAAGGTGATTATACAAAAGATTTTTTCATAGAGACCAATCCTTCAAATGAAGTAAAATTAATAATGAAAGAAGCCTGTTATGATTGTCATACCAATAATACTAGATATCCTTGGTACAACAATATTGCTCCAGTTTCATATTGGATGGCCGACCATATCCGACACGGAAAAGGTGAACTTAATTTTTCTAAATGGAACGAATATTCGAACAAAAAGAAAGCTCATAAATTAGAAGAAGTGGTTGAGGTGATTGAAGATGGGGAAATGCCCTTGAAAGAGTATACTTGGACTCACCCTGAAGCCAAATTGACCGACCTTCAGAAAAAGGCCATAATTGAATGGGCCAATGGATCTAGAGTTCTTTACCAATTAAATCAGCAACCAAAGTAG
- a CDS encoding mechanosensitive ion channel family protein, whose product MEKVEGWIEYGIELAKEFGPKLLAAFLIFIIGLWVIKRIVGASRKMMGKSNYDESLQKFLLNLISWTLKIFLVVLVISQLGVDVTTFAAIIAAAGLAVGLALQGSLSNFAGGVLIMIFKPYRIGDLIEAQGELGAVKEIEIFTTKLITPGNKLAIIPNGAMANGNIVNYTAEGVIRVDTIIGVGYDEDIKKTKEVLLEVLTSNPLVLQDPEPSVNVSELADSSVNFAVRPYCKPEHYWDVYFATMENCKLALDKAGIEIPYPHSVEIHKQG is encoded by the coding sequence ATGGAAAAAGTTGAAGGATGGATTGAATATGGGATAGAATTGGCCAAAGAATTTGGCCCAAAATTACTGGCCGCTTTTCTGATATTCATTATTGGATTATGGGTTATCAAGAGGATTGTAGGAGCTTCTAGAAAAATGATGGGTAAAAGTAATTACGATGAATCCTTACAAAAATTTCTTCTGAACCTTATTTCCTGGACGCTGAAGATATTTCTTGTAGTATTGGTTATTTCTCAGTTGGGAGTAGATGTGACTACGTTTGCGGCCATTATTGCAGCTGCCGGTTTAGCAGTTGGCCTGGCCTTGCAAGGTTCACTTTCGAATTTTGCTGGAGGAGTATTAATCATGATTTTCAAACCTTATAGAATAGGTGATTTGATAGAGGCGCAAGGTGAATTGGGTGCTGTAAAGGAGATTGAGATTTTTACAACCAAATTGATAACTCCAGGGAATAAATTAGCGATAATCCCTAATGGTGCTATGGCAAATGGTAACATTGTGAATTATACGGCTGAGGGAGTAATTAGAGTAGATACTATAATTGGTGTGGGGTATGATGAGGATATTAAAAAAACAAAAGAAGTTTTATTAGAGGTACTAACATCTAATCCCTTGGTTTTACAAGATCCAGAACCATCTGTAAATGTTTCTGAATTGGCAGATAGCTCGGTAAATTTTGCTGTAAGGCCATATTGCAAGCCAGAGCATTATTGGGATGTATACTTTGCAACTATGGAAAACTGTAAGCTTGCCCTTGATAAGGCAGGAATCGAAATTCCTTATCCACATTCAGTTGAAATACACAAACAAGGGTAA
- a CDS encoding DUF4252 domain-containing protein: MKNVINSLALVFMLVLASCSSTQSLQEYYIDNSENPNFLSVDLPVSLLNMEKTDLDEDQREALNSLKKMNVLAFKKTDANTAEFEAEKVNVKAILKNEKFIDLMKLNTSYGKGVIKYMGNDEIIDEVIIYGDSDEKGFMLIRVLGNNMKPANLVKFIQAIQKSDYKGEGLGEIGEFLKG; this comes from the coding sequence ATGAAAAATGTAATTAATAGTTTAGCCCTTGTATTTATGTTGGTTTTGGCCAGTTGCTCTTCAACACAAAGCCTTCAAGAGTATTATATTGACAATTCTGAAAACCCCAACTTTCTATCTGTGGATCTTCCTGTAAGTCTTTTGAACATGGAAAAGACCGATTTGGATGAAGATCAACGTGAGGCTCTAAATTCTCTTAAAAAGATGAACGTTTTGGCATTTAAAAAAACTGATGCAAATACTGCTGAATTTGAAGCCGAGAAAGTAAACGTGAAAGCGATTTTAAAAAATGAAAAGTTCATTGACCTTATGAAGCTTAATACTAGTTATGGTAAAGGGGTGATTAAATATATGGGGAATGACGAAATAATAGATGAGGTTATTATTTATGGGGATAGTGATGAAAAAGGTTTTATGCTTATTCGTGTTTTGGGCAACAACATGAAACCGGCCAACTTGGTTAAATTCATTCAGGCTATCCAAAAATCTGATTATAAAGGAGAAGGTTTAGGAGAAATAGGAGAATTTTTAAAGGGTTAG